A window of the Vigna angularis cultivar LongXiaoDou No.4 chromosome 3, ASM1680809v1, whole genome shotgun sequence genome harbors these coding sequences:
- the LOC108324983 gene encoding DNA-directed RNA polymerases II, IV and V subunit 6A: MADDDYDDMDMGYEDEPLEPEIEEGAEEDVDNNKNDDVAGDAVDTEDKEEEQPVERPRKTSKYMTKYERARILGTRAVQISMNAPVMVELEGETDPLEIAMKELRERKIPFTIRRYLPDGSYEDWGVDELIVEDSWKRQVGV; this comes from the exons ATGGCTGATGACGATTATGACGACATGGACATGGG GTACGAGGATGAGCCTCTGGAGCCTGAAATTGAG GAAGGTGCAGAGGAGGATGTTGATAACAACAAAAATGATGACGTGGCTGGAGACGCAGTTGATACCGAGGACAAGGAAGAGGAACAACCAGTAGAGAGACCTCGGAAGACTTCTAAATATATGACCAAGTATGAGCGGGCTAGGATTTTGGGTACTCGAGCAGTTCAAATCAG TATGAATGCACCTGTCATGGTTGAGTTGGAGGGGGAGACTGATCCGCTTGAG ATTGCCATGAAGGAGCTTCGTGAGCGGAAAATACCCTTTACAATCCGGCGCTACTTGCCTGATGGAAG CTATGAAGATTGGGGAGTTGATGAACTAATTGTGGAAGACTCCTGGAAGAGACAAGTGGGTGTGTGA
- the LOC108326538 gene encoding uncharacterized protein LOC108326538, producing the protein MGDSSSSSSSSSSPASYIHLVQHLIEKCLIFHMSKEECMEALSKHANINPIITSTVWNELEKENKEFFEPYYMKWKGKDERVSEEETTEIIQRTISESDSFKDAKDS; encoded by the exons ATGGGAGACTCTTcttcttcgtcctcttcgtcttCTTCTCCTGCTTCATACATTCATTtg GTGCAGCATCTGATCGAGAAGTGTTTGATATTTCACATGAGCAAGGAAGAATGCATGGAAGCACTTTCTAAACATGCAAACATTAATCCTATTATAACATCCACTG TGTGGAATGAGCTAGAGAAGGAAAATAAGGAATTCTTTGAGCCTTATTACATGAAGTGGAAGGGTAAAGACGAAAGAGTGTCAGAGGAAGAGACAACAGAGATAATACAGAGGACGATCTCAGAGTCAGATTCCTTTAAAGATGCAAAAGACAGTTGA